The region GAAATCAATATCTCTTACACCTCTAAACTGAGCTCTGAATGCTTTAATTTTGGCATTAAAAGATTCAGCAGAGGCATTAGTACTTCTATTATCAAAATAGTTAAGAATTGTTTTATAATTGATTTGCATTGTATTGATAACAGTGCCGAATTGTTTTAAATTAATCTTCATAACATCATTGTACCAATGAGCCAGTTTAGTATAAGCTACTTCTTTTACTGTGGTTGTGTTATATATTATTCTTAAGTGTTGCGCTACATTATAAGCTTGTTTAATCAAAGGATATTGATTAAATAATATATCTGCTCTTTGTATTTGATTAGTGGTCCATTTACTTGGATCCATAGTTAGTAGATATCTACTCCTTATAAGTAGTTGCTTAGCTGTATCTCCATTATCAAACTCTATTGGAATAAATTGTTTACCTTCTTTTTTAGCTTGTAGGATTAAGTTGTTTTCAATATCTGAAGCATTCCAACGTTCTTGTATTCTAATATCTTGTAATGCTTCATTTACTAGTTTCTGTACATGAAAACGATCTGTTACTTGTGTGGCATTAACAAAGCACTTCGTAACAATTTTTTTCATAGAATTTGCCATATCAAGTGTTATCTCCTTAACTTTAGATCTTGTCTTAGAGGAGATTGTAAGGAGCTTTTCTATAATAGGCTCTACTTTAGTGCCAGAAAAAATGGCTACTATACTCCCTTTCTTTCCTCTACTATACTTGTTTGTAATAATTGTATAGAGCTCACCTTTTGACAAAGCTGTTTCGTCTATTGATAGTTTAGGTCCTATGTTTTCAGGAAAAAGAAGATAGTCTTTAGCGTGTTCTTTATGTTCCCAAGCTTGAAAATCACTTAGTGAATCTTTGTATTGGCGTTGTAGTTTTTTACCATCAATATTAAAGAAACCTCCTATTGTATGACAATCACTTGCCTTAGTATCTATTAATTTCTTTTAAAAAAGAGGCAAACTCATCAGTTAAACGAGTGCCTTTTGCTACTAGATTCCAATCTCTCTGTACTAATTCGCGAGTAGTTTTATCTAACCAACGACGTCGCTTGACATGAAGATAAACACTATTTCCTCGTAATGGAAAGTCTTGTATTGTGGTTTCATTATGAAACCCATGACCTATAAGAATACGGTCTTTCGCTTCATCTGGGACTCTATTAAATTCTTCAAAATATAGGTGCATTGTTTCACCTTGTTTTATCGTTTTTACTAAATCAAAATGTTCTACTAAAAACTCAGGTAAAATCATTTTTATAAACTCAATATAGTTTTCCACGTTTATTATTTATCATTACAAAGATCTGTAGTTTTTAATTCACACACAACTTTTGAGATTGATCCGGTATAATCTTAAAAACACTAAATTCTTTTTTACTTTTTGATTAAAATATAAAATGTATCTCCGTTTAGTGTCATACTGATAATTTATAGGTTAAAGGAACTGATCATGTAAACAAGTAACTAGTTAATATACAGTAATTGTAAAAATTGGTATTATCTAGTTTAATGGGATAATTACAACATTATACCCTCTTATTACATCAAACGGACATACATAAAATATAATCCTTTATAAAGTTTTTTTTAAGTTTTACTTCTTTTTTTTAGATATGAAGCTCTTTAAAGACCTATAATGAGCTCGTTTCTGAAAAAAAGATGTCATTTTTTATGAGTGCTTTTATTTTAATGTATTGATTTGTATTGTTTTATTTGTTTTTTGTAAACAATGAATAGTTTATTGATATACTCTTGAAGCCTTATAAATACTAGTTTATCCCAGAATCAGCAATAGACAGATAAACGAAAAGCAATTATACAAGATAGGTCTGAATTAGTGATTTCAGCATACTATAGTATGGTTATAGAGCTAATAAAAGAACTATAAAGTAGAATTACTTTGTAGTATTTGGCTAATGCTGATTCTGGGTTTATTTGTAATTCCTTCGACACTTGGTGGAGAATAAGCCGCATATAGTGGGGAAAAGAGGTTATTATTTGAAGGAGTATCCTTTTATTGACCAATTATTGTCCTTTTAGTGTTTACTGAGATTGTATCAAAGCCTTGTTTGTTTTGACATATAATGTCTGGGATTTAATAAGAGGAGTAGGTAGCTTTGAGGTTACTATCAATAAATATTTAAAAGATAACTAAATGAAAGCATTATTTAAGTCAACACTATTAGTAGTCATCGTAACTCTTTCTACCTTAGGGTATGGTCAGATGACACCTGGTGGTAGTGCTCTTAGGCAGAGCAGAATGAAATTTTTAGGAACAGATAATATTAAGAGTATCCTTAAAAAGAATGAGAATACATCGTTTATACGTTATTTCAATGGTGGTTTTGAGTTAGACTCTACTCGTTCTTGGACGAATAGAGTTATCTATACTGGTACTGTATTAGATGATAATAAGTACGAATTAAAATCTGAGGTATATCAGAGAGATTTGGATACTAAAGAAGAAACTCTGTATATGGAAAGAGTTAGAACTTATAATAATAAAAAAGAAAAAGGATCTATACTTGTTACTAAGCAGTTTTTGATAGATGGATTAGTAGAAGAAATTACAACTAAAAATAAAAAAAAGGTTGTTAAGTGTTTTGATCAAGATAGAAAAATTATTAATAGTGATGGATGTCTACTGTATACTAGATTTGACTATCCAAAGGAAAAAATGAAAACTTTATCTGAAAAATTAAAAGAACAAATAAGTAAAGTTGTTTATACTAAAAATGGACCTGTACCAAATTATATTTTAGTAAATATAGAATCTGATTATAAAGCTCAAAAGTGGAACTTATCATTAGATTTTCCTAAAAATTATAGTTTAGAAAATAATATGTATACAGAACTAGTAACTGCTATAATGTATGTTTTGAATAATGAAAAGTTAGAAGGGTTTCACTTTAATAAGGATATAAAGGGGAATTACTATAACTGCAATTTAATAGTTCCTGTTACTTTTCAAAAAGAAGTGAATAAGAAGTAAATAAGAAACTTTGTAGAGTATAACTAGTGTCTAGGTCTTTTAATAAAAATGTTCTGAAAGAACTAGTGTAAAAAAGTCTGCTCTGATTCGAGAGATTCAGAGCAGTGATATAATCAGTTATTTTTATTTTTTAGTTAAGACATTATAGATTACATATATCCACCCTAAGAAGAAGTGGATTATTGCCCATAATATGGATTGGTTTCTTGTCCAAGATAAATATACAGCGACAATAGAACCAATAGTTAGCCCTCCCCCCCATAGCTGGATAGATGGTCCACCTGCGAAGGTCATAGTAGTAGTCATCGCTAAAGCTAGTGTCCAGAATAAATTTGATTTAGTCATAGTTAATTGTTTTTGTGTTAATTAGCTCTAAAGTTAATCTATTTATGAAAACAAGTGTTTAATTTAGAGTATTATTTTGTGAATCTAAATGGTGAACTAAGGACTTTTTGTGGGGTAGAAAAACAAAACCTCAAGTAGCATATTAATGATACTTGAGGTTTTAATATTTTAGATATGAGTTGTATTATGATAAAAAAAGCCACTCATATAGAGTAGCTTTGTATGTGTCTTAATGCTTGTGTAAGAATGCTTGTCTTTGTAGAAGTGTTTCTTCACTTTCGACATGGTTGTCGTCAGGAATACAACAATCTACAGGGCATACAGCAGCACATTGCGGTTCTTCGTGAAATCCTTTACACTCCGTACATTTAGAAGGTACGATAAAATAGAATTCGTCAGAAACTGGTTCTTGAGCAGCATCAGCATCTACTTCTGTTCCGTCAGGTAGTACTACCTTACCAGTCAGTGCTGTACCGTCTTTATATCTCCAGTCATCTGCCCCTTCATATATCGCTGTATTCGGACATTCAGGTTCGCAAGCTCCACAATTTATGCATTCGTCTGTTATAATGATTGCCATAGCTTATATTTTGTTTTATATGTATTAACTTTGTATGCAAATTTACACCCAAAACAATTCACAAACAAGTCAATATGAATTTAGATGTTAAAAAAAATGCATTTGTTAAGTTAGGTCAATTTTTAGCTCAATTTACTACAAATGAATTTGTAAAAAACAATGATGTATGTCATAATGATGAATTTTTCACAACATTTTCTGAACTGATTCACAGCTCAGTACACTATAATGGATGGTTCACATTAGAGCAAGTAGTTGCCTCGATCAACTCTTGGGCAAGTGCGTTGACACCTGAGAATTTAGATAAATGGACTTCAAAATATGATTTTTCAACTGAGCCAAATAAGCGCATTGGATTGATAT is a window of Myroides oncorhynchi DNA encoding:
- a CDS encoding transposase; the encoded protein is MENYIEFIKMILPEFLVEHFDLVKTIKQGETMHLYFEEFNRVPDEAKDRILIGHGFHNETTIQDFPLRGNSVYLHVKRRRWLDKTTRELVQRDWNLVAKGTRLTDEFASFLKEINRY
- a CDS encoding 4Fe-4S dicluster domain-containing protein, with translation MAIIITDECINCGACEPECPNTAIYEGADDWRYKDGTALTGKVVLPDGTEVDADAAQEPVSDEFYFIVPSKCTECKGFHEEPQCAAVCPVDCCIPDDNHVESEETLLQRQAFLHKH